Proteins found in one Panicum hallii strain FIL2 chromosome 4, PHallii_v3.1, whole genome shotgun sequence genomic segment:
- the LOC112889921 gene encoding uncharacterized protein At1g66480-like codes for MGNSIGGRRKGAKVMQLDGTAFRVKPPAFAGAVLRDHPGFQLLESEEVKLLGVRARPLAHDAQLRPGRLYFLVALPRPAAPPRRAWSGALHVGARERLESLMLTRRSTSDLSLPASAATAPASPLSTASEGGPVRLRMRLPKAQVEKLMAESRDGAEAAARIMQLCAANAGSGAATPERGILRTPERSPRFVPTPDWGVGAGAFAQTPERSPRFAATPDWGTGFMMPSGAGTAPRTPERWPALPRTPEYASPDVKASRKEKRTRFVALPDEIIA; via the exons ATGGGCAACAGCATCGGCGGCCGGCGGAAGGGCGCCAAGGTCATGCAGCTGGACGGCACGGCGTTCCGCGTGAAGCCTCCGGCGTTCGCGGGCGCGGTGCTGCGCGACCACCCGGGGTTCCAGCTCCTCGAGTCCGAGGAGGTGAAGCTGCTGGGCGTCCGCGCCCGCCCGCTCGCGCACGACGCGCAGCTCCGCCCGGGCCGGCTCTACTTCCTCGTCGCGCTGCCCCGGcctgccgccccgccgcgccgggcGTGGTCCGGCGCGCTCCACGTCGGCGCGCGGGAGCGGCTCGAGTCGCTCATGCTCACGCGCCGGTCCACCTCCGACCTCTCCCTCCCGGCCTCGGCCGCCACGGCGCCGGCGTCGCCGCTCTCCACGGCCTCCGAGGGCGGGCCCGTCCGGCTCCGGATGCGCCTGCCCAAGGCCCAGGTCGAGAAGCTCATGGCCGAGAGCCGGGACGGCGCCGAGGCCGCCGCCAGGATCATGCAGCTGTGCGCGGCCAACGCCGGCAGCGGCGCGGCCACGCCGGAGAGGGGGATACTGCGGACGCCCGAGCGGAGCCCGCGGTTCGTGCCCACGCCGGATTggggcgtcggcgccggcgcgttCGCGCAGACGCCGGAGCGGAGCCCGAGGTTCGCGGCGACGCCCGACTGGGGGACCGGGTTCATGATGCCGTCGGGCGCTGGGACGGCGCCGAGGACGCCCGAGAGGTGGCCCGCGCTGCCCCGCACGCCGGAGTACGCGTCGCCGGACGTCAAGGCCAGCCGGAAAGAG AAGCGGACGCGGTTCGTGGCGCTGCCGGACGAGATCATCGCGTGA